In one window of Synechococcus sp. M16CYN DNA:
- a CDS encoding lysophospholipid acyltransferase family protein, translating into MAAAQATRENALRVGVDQFWAPLAMLATQNIALPLQFRERLVLHPERLPHCGSVLLAPTHRARWDALMLTMAAGRRVTGRDCRFMVTTTEMRGLQGWFLQRLGCFPINQGHPSMTTLRLAIDLLANRQQLVVFPEGRIQRIDRPIQVRAGLVRLAQLAQSRGVQVPVIPVGLGYSQAFPQSAGRAAVCFGKALKVPTTTGKEAAQQFNHKLTRAMHVAERSARKAVGRPLQTF; encoded by the coding sequence TTGGCCGCGGCACAGGCGACCCGTGAAAATGCCCTAAGGGTGGGGGTTGATCAGTTTTGGGCTCCCTTGGCTATGTTGGCAACCCAAAACATTGCGCTGCCACTGCAGTTTCGTGAGCGTCTCGTTCTTCACCCTGAGCGACTGCCTCATTGTGGTTCAGTACTTCTGGCACCAACACATCGTGCCCGTTGGGATGCATTGATGCTAACCATGGCCGCTGGTCGACGTGTAACAGGTCGCGATTGTCGCTTCATGGTCACCACCACAGAAATGCGAGGGTTGCAGGGATGGTTCCTTCAACGTTTGGGCTGCTTCCCCATAAATCAGGGACATCCATCGATGACAACACTAAGGTTGGCTATTGACTTACTTGCCAACAGGCAACAGCTCGTGGTATTCCCAGAGGGACGAATTCAACGCATTGATCGGCCGATTCAGGTGCGGGCCGGGCTCGTGCGCCTAGCCCAGCTTGCACAAAGCCGCGGCGTTCAAGTACCTGTGATTCCAGTCGGCTTAGGCTATAGCCAAGCGTTTCCACAGTCGGCCGGTCGAGCTGCTGTGTGTTTCGGGAAGGCTCTTAAAGTGCCAACAACCACGGGTAAGGAAGCAGCGCAGCAGTTCAACCACAAACTCACAAGAGCGATGCATGTGGCTGAACGATCGGCTCGTAAGGCTGTCGGGCGGCCGCTTCAAACCTTTTGA
- a CDS encoding pyridoxine 5'-phosphate synthase: MASLGVNIDHIANIREARHTVEPDPVPMAMLAELGGADGITVHLREDRRHVQDRDVELLRQTVRSRLNLEMAATEEMMAVALRVQPDMVTLVPENRQEVTTEGGLDVVAQLSTLAAMVEKLHNSNIPVSLFVDPDATELEACRDSGARWVELHTGRYAEAEWKEQPYELARLNESTAIARQFGLRVNAGHGLNYQNVEPVAAIPGMEELNIGHTVVARAVAVGLQQAVREMKALIQNPRPSFLFGQTIG; encoded by the coding sequence ATGGCCAGCCTAGGCGTCAATATTGACCATATCGCCAACATCCGTGAAGCTCGCCACACGGTAGAACCGGATCCCGTGCCAATGGCAATGCTGGCGGAACTCGGGGGTGCTGATGGAATCACAGTTCACCTTCGAGAAGACCGGCGTCATGTTCAGGATCGTGATGTGGAGTTGCTACGCCAGACTGTCCGTTCTCGCTTAAATCTGGAGATGGCAGCTACGGAAGAGATGATGGCTGTCGCTCTAAGGGTCCAACCAGATATGGTCACGTTAGTGCCGGAGAACCGCCAAGAGGTGACGACGGAGGGGGGGCTAGACGTAGTGGCTCAATTATCTACACTGGCTGCGATGGTAGAAAAACTTCATAACAGCAATATCCCAGTAAGTTTGTTTGTTGATCCTGACGCTACGGAATTAGAGGCTTGTCGTGATTCTGGAGCACGTTGGGTTGAACTCCATACCGGCCGCTATGCGGAAGCCGAGTGGAAGGAGCAGCCCTATGAGTTGGCTCGCCTTAATGAGAGCACAGCAATCGCCCGTCAATTTGGTTTGAGAGTCAATGCTGGTCACGGCCTTAATTATCAAAATGTTGAGCCTGTGGCGGCCATCCCTGGGATGGAGGAACTTAACATTGGGCACACGGTTGTTGCCCGTGCTGTTGCCGTTGGACTTCAACAAGCGGTTCGGGAAATGAAAGCTTTGATCCAGAATCCTCGACCCAGTTTTTTATTCGGACAGACAATTGGATGA
- a CDS encoding response regulator transcription factor: MPVSRSGLEPSRVLVVEPHPTLRTVLVQRLRQDGHLTAAVGRAAEALDVCQEQSPDLLVSAEILEQGSALRLAGQLRCPVIVLTARSGADPVIGLLDDGADDVLRKPFGLEELAARCRTLLKRGRSGLQERVTVGPLEVHLLMRQVTLRDKPVELSPREFALLCALLMPPGLVRSRQELLRMAWPPFSGGPRSVDTQVLTLRRKLEQAGLGEGGGVTTVRQRGYRFSLDNLPAT; this comes from the coding sequence ATGCCGGTATCCAGAAGTGGTCTTGAGCCCTCGCGGGTTTTGGTCGTCGAGCCACATCCCACGCTGCGCACAGTCCTTGTACAACGCCTTCGACAAGATGGTCATTTGACTGCAGCGGTGGGCCGAGCCGCAGAAGCCCTCGATGTCTGTCAGGAGCAATCTCCCGATCTTTTGGTGAGCGCTGAGATTCTGGAACAAGGTTCTGCCCTGCGCTTGGCTGGACAACTTCGTTGCCCTGTGATTGTTCTTACTGCAAGAAGTGGTGCAGATCCGGTCATTGGCTTACTCGACGATGGTGCCGACGATGTGCTGCGCAAACCCTTTGGTCTCGAAGAGCTTGCGGCTCGCTGCAGGACTCTTTTAAAGCGAGGACGTAGTGGTTTACAGGAACGGGTCACAGTGGGGCCCCTTGAAGTCCATCTGTTAATGCGGCAAGTTACTCTCCGCGATAAGCCGGTGGAATTGAGTCCGCGTGAGTTTGCTCTGCTCTGCGCCTTACTCATGCCTCCAGGACTGGTGCGTAGCCGCCAAGAATTATTGCGAATGGCCTGGCCCCCGTTCAGTGGCGGTCCCCGCTCTGTAGATACGCAAGTGCTGACTCTTCGTCGTAAGTTGGAACAAGCCGGCCTTGGTGAAGGTGGCGGAGTTACTACTGTTCGTCAACGCGGCTATCGCTTCAGTCTGGACAACTTGCCGGCAACTTAA
- a CDS encoding DUF6761 family protein has product MTSLDDPQAIRHFQSICDACQELTTRYHTASELRLYADGYLHALRRSGSLDLRQQHRLEQLIDRWILDPSSFIGPDGSVSALYAKHP; this is encoded by the coding sequence ATGACGTCACTCGATGACCCACAGGCCATCCGTCATTTTCAATCAATTTGTGATGCGTGCCAGGAGCTCACCACGCGTTATCACACTGCCTCTGAACTGCGTCTCTACGCGGACGGATACCTCCACGCTTTGCGCAGATCCGGCTCTCTCGATTTACGTCAACAGCACCGGCTAGAGCAATTGATTGATCGCTGGATTTTGGATCCATCGAGCTTTATCGGGCCGGACGGGAGCGTGAGCGCTCTTTACGCGAAACACCCATAA
- the grxD gene encoding Grx4 family monothiol glutaredoxin gives MDTSTKSRIESLIASSPIFVFMKGSKLMPQCGFSNNVVQILHSIGVAFETFDVLSDVEIRQGIKEFSNWPTIPQVYVKGEFMGGSDILIEMYNEGELREKLEIALAS, from the coding sequence ATGGACACTTCTACTAAATCTCGTATCGAAAGCCTGATCGCTTCGAGCCCAATCTTTGTATTTATGAAGGGCTCCAAATTGATGCCGCAATGCGGCTTCTCGAATAATGTTGTACAGATTCTCCACTCGATCGGCGTCGCATTCGAGACCTTTGATGTTTTGTCGGACGTGGAGATACGACAAGGAATCAAAGAATTCTCTAATTGGCCCACGATTCCCCAAGTTTATGTAAAAGGGGAGTTCATGGGTGGATCTGATATCTTAATTGAGATGTACAACGAGGGTGAGCTTCGCGAAAAGTTAGAAATTGCGCTTGCTAGTTAG
- a CDS encoding exodeoxyribonuclease V subunit gamma, whose protein sequence is MLKLYRSNRAELLAQLLAQQLIKQKPGPLEVLEVMVNTRPTGSWLGEQVAVANGITSLVRFPYPNSYLRQLVREVLGLPSKENDPWRAKHLIWPVLKTLPELLDQDVALPLQRWLNGRERSKQRLTLSRDRWQLARAIADAFDDYALYRPDVLTEWSASPSFTYQDWQPVFWRLLAGRLHSLPFGLQVREAIGRLRSGTVSNASLPDRLRLFGISALAPVQVELIQALSSVTDVEIYLLTSCPDLWQLCSSRRKLLQKAWLEPMDGTWLEAAPRLEAKLGRMGAEFQQLLEGSGAVELEEHWDKDLFATPVRTATQSNRSATLLEQLQEQLVNPGQSVVLQRLPNDQSVIFQAAPGPWREVQLIRDRILQWLAADSDLAPRDVLIMTPQIDRYAPLLNSVFNDYDATGVHIPWRLTSQSCQSSLGISRVMLNLLELAAGRFTATGLKQFLTHPILQQLQALSSEECVLMTRVLQRSGFRWGLDATERGGDETHSLSWCLDRWLLGLVLPSNEGLAPLNTAPFNWELDPDRLVRWWTFLDRLARMIQQFRRPKTCSAWVDLLRSVLQELFGNGWAWSYELQHWITALEDWRLHTVNCSLELDITLVIEVLNEALSVDSGRFGHCTSSLTISALEPMWAIPYKVIVLMGLDDAAFPRSTKRPGFHLLEQEQRLGDPSESDQDRYVLLESLISARRHLLVSWCSRNERTGENQPPAAPVEQWLLQLQQELSNSSTEGLLLTPAANPLARSNFRVEAPLSCDRRQLEVRRWLDRKRPEPKFALSWPLEWANPTDDSNESTELNDSMVYENLLYWMRQPQMAWLRSRGLHPGETFEAVEDFDPLELNALERYQLLNRNFEQQLAAGGVPDWPAMLTGQGILPAGAGAALEQRELAKRWQALMHQLNILGSCHRDNIVFAGALRPLLFAGETQVVVQAGMLSTAGVMRGWLHHLYLCATTPTPTAVIARSTGIMGAETYLLWDPLSTAEAERQLTSLQRLAQRGMERCWPVPPKSGWQMAWQEQRRPGTGLEWFRSSWQKERWSPALHLCFGAEVDADELLKAPGFREAYSALYGPLLQAQRS, encoded by the coding sequence TTGTTAAAACTTTATCGGAGCAACCGGGCTGAGTTGCTTGCTCAGTTGCTGGCCCAACAGTTGATTAAGCAAAAACCCGGCCCCCTAGAAGTACTGGAGGTGATGGTGAACACTCGACCGACAGGAAGCTGGTTGGGTGAACAAGTCGCCGTTGCCAACGGCATCACTTCGCTGGTGAGGTTTCCCTATCCAAACAGTTACCTACGTCAATTGGTGCGTGAAGTCTTGGGTCTTCCTTCAAAAGAAAATGACCCATGGCGGGCTAAACATTTAATATGGCCTGTTCTTAAGACGCTGCCCGAGCTACTTGACCAGGATGTGGCGCTGCCTTTACAGCGTTGGTTGAACGGACGTGAGAGAAGCAAACAGAGACTAACGCTTAGCCGGGATCGCTGGCAGCTGGCTCGGGCGATTGCTGACGCATTTGACGATTATGCCCTCTATCGCCCTGATGTATTGACTGAGTGGAGCGCATCACCTTCATTCACGTACCAGGATTGGCAGCCAGTGTTTTGGCGGCTACTGGCTGGTCGGTTGCACAGTCTCCCCTTTGGACTGCAGGTTCGTGAAGCCATCGGTCGATTGCGTAGCGGTACTGTTTCAAACGCGTCCCTGCCTGATCGACTTCGCTTATTTGGCATAAGCGCCCTTGCACCGGTGCAAGTTGAATTGATTCAGGCTCTGTCAAGTGTCACGGATGTGGAGATCTATCTTCTCACTTCATGTCCAGACTTATGGCAACTATGTAGTAGTCGACGAAAACTTCTACAGAAGGCGTGGTTAGAACCGATGGATGGAACTTGGCTTGAGGCTGCACCACGGCTTGAAGCGAAGCTTGGTCGAATGGGAGCTGAGTTCCAGCAATTGCTAGAGGGTTCGGGCGCTGTGGAACTAGAGGAACATTGGGATAAGGATCTGTTTGCGACACCCGTTCGCACGGCTACCCAGAGCAACCGATCAGCAACGCTCTTAGAACAACTGCAGGAGCAGCTTGTTAATCCCGGTCAGTCAGTTGTTTTACAACGATTGCCGAACGACCAGTCCGTCATTTTTCAAGCCGCGCCTGGACCATGGCGCGAGGTGCAGTTGATACGGGATCGGATTCTCCAGTGGTTAGCTGCAGATTCCGATCTGGCTCCACGTGATGTTCTGATAATGACTCCGCAAATTGATCGTTACGCTCCCCTGTTGAACTCGGTGTTTAATGACTACGATGCAACCGGTGTTCATATTCCTTGGCGTCTCACAAGTCAAAGCTGCCAAAGCAGTTTAGGGATATCGAGAGTGATGCTGAATCTCTTGGAGTTGGCGGCTGGTCGTTTTACTGCCACAGGTTTAAAACAATTTTTAACCCATCCAATTCTTCAGCAATTGCAGGCTCTGTCCTCGGAAGAATGCGTGTTGATGACCAGGGTGCTGCAGAGAAGCGGCTTCCGTTGGGGTTTGGATGCGACAGAACGCGGTGGTGACGAAACCCACAGTTTAAGCTGGTGTCTAGATCGTTGGTTGTTGGGACTGGTTTTGCCCTCGAACGAGGGTTTGGCGCCTTTGAATACAGCGCCGTTTAATTGGGAACTTGATCCGGATCGTTTGGTGCGTTGGTGGACGTTTTTGGATCGGTTGGCACGAATGATTCAGCAATTCAGGCGGCCAAAAACATGCAGCGCTTGGGTGGACTTGCTGCGATCGGTTTTACAAGAGTTGTTTGGAAATGGCTGGGCTTGGAGTTATGAATTGCAGCACTGGATCACAGCTCTTGAAGATTGGCGGTTACATACCGTTAATTGCTCATTGGAGCTTGATATCACCTTGGTGATTGAAGTGTTAAACGAAGCATTGTCGGTTGATAGCGGTCGCTTTGGGCACTGCACCAGCTCGCTAACTATCAGTGCGTTGGAGCCGATGTGGGCTATTCCGTACAAGGTGATCGTCTTGATGGGTCTTGATGATGCAGCATTTCCTCGTTCAACCAAGCGCCCCGGATTTCATCTACTGGAGCAGGAACAACGGCTCGGGGATCCAAGTGAGAGTGATCAAGACCGATATGTACTACTCGAATCCTTGATATCGGCACGCCGTCATCTGTTGGTTAGTTGGTGTAGCCGCAATGAACGCACAGGAGAGAATCAACCTCCTGCGGCTCCAGTAGAACAATGGTTGTTGCAACTGCAACAGGAGCTGTCGAACAGCAGTACTGAAGGTTTACTGCTTACCCCAGCGGCGAATCCTTTGGCTCGCAGCAATTTCCGTGTTGAAGCGCCATTGAGTTGTGACCGTCGTCAATTAGAAGTGAGGCGTTGGCTAGATCGGAAACGTCCGGAACCGAAGTTTGCTCTGTCATGGCCACTTGAATGGGCTAATCCGACAGACGATTCTAACGAGTCCACGGAATTGAATGATTCCATGGTATACGAAAATCTCCTCTACTGGATGCGTCAGCCACAGATGGCTTGGTTGCGCTCGAGGGGACTCCACCCCGGTGAAACATTTGAAGCAGTGGAGGATTTTGATCCACTGGAGCTCAATGCTCTTGAGCGGTACCAGCTGCTGAATCGCAACTTTGAACAGCAGCTCGCCGCTGGGGGTGTTCCAGACTGGCCAGCTATGTTGACAGGCCAGGGTATTTTGCCTGCGGGGGCTGGAGCAGCCCTCGAGCAGAGGGAACTAGCAAAGCGCTGGCAAGCCTTAATGCACCAGCTCAACATTCTTGGTTCATGCCATCGCGATAATATTGTTTTCGCAGGTGCTTTGCGGCCTCTCTTGTTCGCGGGGGAAACTCAGGTAGTAGTGCAAGCGGGAATGCTCAGCACAGCTGGCGTAATGCGTGGCTGGCTTCATCATCTCTATCTATGCGCCACAACCCCAACCCCTACAGCGGTGATTGCTCGCAGCACCGGTATCATGGGTGCAGAGACTTATCTACTCTGGGACCCTTTGTCTACCGCAGAGGCAGAAAGGCAACTTACCTCATTGCAACGGCTGGCTCAGCGAGGAATGGAGCGCTGTTGGCCTGTACCCCCAAAGAGCGGTTGGCAGATGGCCTGGCAAGAGCAACGCAGGCCAGGGACAGGTCTTGAATGGTTCCGCAGCAGTTGGCAAAAGGAGCGTTGGTCGCCGGCTCTTCATCTTTGTTTTGGCGCAGAAGTAGACGCAGATGAACTGTTGAAAGCTCCGGGATTCCGTGAAGCCTATTCAGCCCTCTATGGCCCATTGCTTCAAGCACAGCGGAGTTGA
- a CDS encoding MgPME-cyclase complex family protein encodes MTIYHFVAASEQFLIVDEPLEEVLRERQRNYVETNKEIDFWLIRRPAFLQAPGLSSLASQVPQPAAAIISTDKTFITFLKLRLEYVVVGRFEAPTSIIPDATSSNV; translated from the coding sequence ATGACTATTTATCACTTCGTTGCCGCGAGCGAGCAGTTTCTCATTGTTGATGAACCTCTTGAAGAAGTCTTAAGGGAGCGTCAGCGCAATTACGTCGAAACGAATAAAGAGATCGATTTCTGGTTGATTCGACGTCCGGCTTTTCTTCAAGCTCCAGGGCTATCTAGTCTGGCAAGTCAAGTACCACAGCCCGCTGCGGCAATTATATCTACAGACAAAACTTTTATCACATTTTTAAAATTGCGACTGGAATATGTAGTCGTTGGTCGTTTCGAGGCTCCAACCTCAATTATTCCCGATGCTACATCTAGTAACGTCTAA
- a CDS encoding BolA/IbaG family iron-sulfur metabolism protein, producing MIQLSAVESAIQRVIPDARVTVEDLTGGGDHLQVSVVSSAFSGLSRIRQHQIVYGALQQELASEAIHALALNTSIPS from the coding sequence ATGATACAGCTATCCGCGGTCGAGTCTGCGATTCAACGTGTCATCCCTGATGCCAGGGTGACTGTTGAAGATCTCACCGGTGGTGGTGATCATCTTCAAGTGAGTGTGGTCTCTTCAGCCTTTAGTGGATTGTCGCGGATTCGCCAACACCAAATAGTCTATGGAGCACTGCAGCAGGAGCTGGCCAGCGAGGCAATTCATGCGTTGGCACTCAACACTTCTATCCCTTCCTGA
- the crtH gene encoding carotenoid isomerase — translation MGGQWDAVVIGSGVGGLVTASQLAVKGAKTLVLEQYLVPGGSGGAFQRNGYTFDVGASMIFGFGKKGYTNLLTRALADVGERCETIPDRTQLEYHIPGGLNITVDRDYERFIANLSARFPHEASGIRRFYGTCWQVFNCLDAMPLLSLEDPAYLTKVFFKAPLACLGLARWLPFNVGAVARQHIKDEQLLKFIDIECFCWSVMPADRTPVINAGMVFSDRHAGGINYPKGGVGMIAKKLVDGLRRHGGHIRYKTRVTKVLIENDQAVGVLLANGEVVRAKRVISNATRWDTFSSNVGIDKSAGQALVDEDHTPANERIWRRRYIPSPSFLSLHLGVRGDLIPMGTHCHHLLLEDWNQMEEEQGVIFVSMPSLLDPDLAPTGHHIVHTFTPSSIQTWQNLSPSQYKSKKNKDAARIIQRLEAILPGLSDSITHQEIGTPRSHRRFLGRFQGSYGPIPAMPLPGLLPMPFNRTGVKHLYCVGDSCFPGQGLNAVAFSGFACAHRVGADLGLNPWNLPT, via the coding sequence ATGGGCGGGCAATGGGACGCTGTCGTAATCGGCTCCGGGGTTGGTGGTTTGGTAACGGCCAGTCAGTTGGCGGTTAAAGGAGCGAAGACACTCGTGCTGGAACAATATCTTGTCCCTGGGGGAAGTGGAGGCGCATTTCAGCGAAACGGTTATACATTTGATGTGGGTGCCTCCATGATCTTTGGGTTTGGTAAAAAGGGCTACACCAATCTGCTTACACGTGCTTTAGCGGATGTTGGGGAACGCTGCGAAACTATTCCCGATCGGACGCAGCTGGAATACCACATACCTGGTGGTTTAAATATAACCGTAGACCGCGACTACGAGCGATTCATCGCTAATCTCTCAGCCCGCTTTCCCCACGAAGCCTCAGGCATTCGTCGCTTCTACGGTACCTGCTGGCAGGTTTTTAACTGTCTTGATGCGATGCCGTTATTGTCGCTAGAAGACCCTGCTTATCTCACTAAGGTCTTTTTTAAAGCTCCTTTAGCTTGTTTGGGTTTGGCGCGCTGGTTGCCTTTCAACGTGGGTGCCGTAGCCCGACAGCACATCAAGGATGAGCAGTTACTGAAGTTCATTGATATTGAGTGCTTCTGCTGGTCGGTCATGCCGGCAGATCGCACTCCGGTGATTAATGCGGGCATGGTGTTTTCCGATCGACATGCTGGTGGGATTAATTACCCTAAGGGTGGTGTGGGGATGATCGCCAAAAAGTTGGTCGATGGTCTTAGACGCCACGGTGGTCATATCCGATACAAGACTCGCGTTACCAAGGTATTGATTGAAAATGACCAGGCTGTTGGTGTGCTTTTGGCTAATGGTGAAGTTGTTCGCGCCAAACGAGTAATTTCTAACGCTACCCGTTGGGATACCTTCTCTAGCAATGTTGGTATTGACAAAAGCGCTGGCCAAGCGCTAGTAGACGAAGATCACACACCTGCCAACGAACGGATCTGGCGTCGCCGCTATATACCCTCGCCGTCGTTTTTATCGCTGCATCTCGGCGTACGAGGCGATCTTATTCCCATGGGGACCCACTGCCATCACTTACTTCTGGAGGATTGGAACCAGATGGAAGAGGAGCAAGGTGTGATCTTTGTGTCGATGCCATCTCTGCTAGATCCAGACTTGGCCCCGACAGGACATCACATTGTACATACGTTCACGCCCTCGTCGATACAAACCTGGCAGAATTTAAGTCCTTCTCAGTACAAATCCAAAAAAAATAAAGATGCGGCGCGAATAATTCAGCGACTTGAGGCGATTCTTCCAGGATTATCGGATTCCATTACTCATCAAGAGATTGGAACGCCACGAAGTCACCGACGTTTCCTCGGCCGTTTCCAGGGTAGTTATGGTCCGATTCCGGCCATGCCGCTGCCAGGCCTGTTACCGATGCCCTTCAATCGCACTGGGGTGAAACACCTGTATTGTGTCGGAGATTCCTGTTTTCCTGGGCAGGGCCTGAACGCCGTTGCCTTCAGTGGCTTCGCGTGCGCACACAGGGTAGGAGCCGACTTGGGTCTTAACCCTTGGAACTTACCAACTTGA